Sequence from the Paramisgurnus dabryanus chromosome 3, PD_genome_1.1, whole genome shotgun sequence genome:
attcagtgcaggaagaaagagagagaaataattgacaggacaattgagtttcaatttaacaaaccaccatcatggtgatcagtgtttgcatttcatcagcttatttgcatttaaggacacacctacaaagtggcaattttaaaaagctaaaacttcacatatgtactctggggacaccaaatatttattttacatcttaaaaaagtcgtttgaaatgtcccctttaaaccgAATAGGAGAAAGTATTTCAACAGTGCAtcgcacaaaataaataaaaaatgctaatGGATGAGAATTTGCTAATGATATGTTTAGAAATATGGATGTATCATTAACATAAATTGAGAACCGTTTCTTTTGTACATAATaaattttgcatgtgttttgtaTAGTTTATGTATCCTTATTGTGTATTCATAAATAGATTTCTCActgaaatttgtatttttggatAACATGGAAAAGTGATTATTCATTACTATAAATTCAGCTATTTGAACGTAAGGTTTGGAGAAGCCAAAAAGTGGACATTGTGGCCAAAATCAataaatatatagatagatatttAGGTTCTCATTAGGAAATTACAGGCTACCAACCCCCATACAGCTCTGTAGCCACCAAAGACTATGAATACTGACAAGTCGCCCCAGTCCTATTACTATGCATGGAGGGAAGTACAACGCTCACTATCAAaggaagtcccgccttccagtaaGATCAGCCAATCAATAAAGACAACGATTTCCTGGGGCGGGGTCTGTAAAGTGTGATGCAAAGGATTTTCCAACCTGTGCGCGTGCGCAGTAGCTGGAACAACCTgagaaaagtatttttttgcgcAATTTGAGTTTTAGTCGAACATATTTATGTtacagttgatgtcaggtttaattgttggtcgACAGTATGTTGCTTTATTTTGATCTTAATCAGCGATTTTAACGTTATTTGTCCTTTCCTCATTCAAGTATATGGAACATGGTATCGTATGACTAAAATAGCACTGAGCCGTTGCAAATATGGCCGCAGAGTGCGATGACTTTCCCACCTAGCATGCGCTTCCGGCTGCTGTAGTAAGAGGGCGCTAGGGAGCACGTGACTTTTGCGTTCAGAGATACGATCATTCAGACCTGACGGGAGGGGGAACCGAGAGGGAAAAAAGGAACAGGCTGAGCAGCCCTTTGTTTCTAGATTTGCCGACGAGAACGGGGAAGCGACCGGCGCCAATTCACAATTTGTAAGTCAAGCTCAAAACATCTCTCAATCTCAGTGTGGTATTGAATTTAGCGGATACTTTGTAACGTATGATTAACGCGCGAACATATTATTTCTTGTGCCGGTTGCTAGTTTCCAGTGCCCGACATTACACCGCCTGTTACAGCAGCAGCGCTAGCAGTAGAATGAATGAATAAGTTTTGTAAATGTAACCGGAGCGGGTGACCGGTCTGAGTGTACGGGAGGCGAGTTGGATCAGTCAACTTAAAAAGGATGCTCGCATTATTTACCACAGTATCAGCCCTGTTTTACTGACATTATTTCACATTAAACACGCACATAGCCATGAAGAAGCCCAGCATGGCCGACAGTGTAATcgcacacacaaatacacacacacaaccggGTCGTTTTGCCTTTCTTTGTCTTTCATTTTCTGTGtagattaatattttaaaagcgAATTTTTGTACGTTTGATGAAAAGTTATAATATCCCTCAAACACACACTATGTGATTAAAACAtggtttgaaatgttttaacccATAAAATGTCGTTTGGTTTCTCGTCTTGGTTTTAATAGACCTTCAAACTCTCTTGTTCCCTGGCTGCCTTGCGCGTTAACAAAATCACAATTATTTCTGTTATTTGAATGATAGTTATCTTACATCTCACATCAATCGTTTGCTATTCATTCGTGATTTATTTTAGCTTTAAGGAATATTTATACTATGTTGTTGGATAATGTTTAGCAGTGTTTAGCTCGCAGGCTGTATAATGTAGCTAAACTAGCCGGCTGCTAATTCCACTTAGCTGaaggaaaatgaaaatataacttaTTTCTTGTCCATTACGCAGTTTTGTTGTGGATAAAAGTGGGATTTGCGATAGAAGTaagtttattgttttgaaatatttgattttttgcAAACAAAACCATAAATGGGTTAACTGGGGCAAATTTGGTCtgcatttttattgaaattttgtgagtatatcatttttaattttgttaatAGACTTAATTATTTTGTCTTTCGAGCTGTTTTATGAATGAAAGATATTACTGACACATGTTTGACAACAGCAGCACAGGAGGACATAAGTGGAccttgtgtttttgtttatgtACTACTTCAAAATTGGTTTGGGGTTGTTAGAGGGATATttcaccctaaaatgaaaattttgtcatcatttactcgctctaatgttgttacaaacctgtatttatttttttgttctggtgaacatgaaggaagatattttgaggaatgtttgtaaccaagccgtttgtgagccccattcacttccttAGCAGGAAAATAAGagtactatagaagtgaatcgGGCTCACGAAGGGTTAGTGTacatatcttcctttgtgtttatcataacaaagaaatgtatacaggtttgcaacaacattagagtgagtaaatgataaacaaataaacattttttgggtgaactatccctttaaagtcgcaatgaaattaaaatgggaaaactgtaatttgttttggaatattgtggtgtttcttgtttttttttttttacaaatgacttatctgtgagtttcataattcattatataaaaaagtatgtactctcataatctttaatcaataAACGCAAATCCACTCCCCTCCTCAACaatctttttttacttctggtcATATGGTATATGGCATAAGGTGGGTAAAGATTGCAGCGATTTGCAAATAGCAACGATCCAATAAtttctcgatggacaaattcaagtccagccctacCTTTTTCATTTTAGAAACcatttcactcggatatacgtctctacggggaaaataaggcaatcgctagtTTTCGTTTCATGGCGATTTTAATTATGATGATTTAAGATTTGGTACAAAGTGACCTTTCACAATTTGAGGAAAGGTCATTTGTTATTATTATCTTTGATGGTGTTTTAAgagttttaatttttaaatatgtattttaatctGATGCAAATGTTGCTAACTAATAATAAAACGGAAATATCACACATATTTTAATAAGGCTTCATTGTGAATAACAGGTGAATTAATGTATGCCATGACACAAATGTACAGATAAATTAACCCATTTTCAGTCCTAAGTAAGGCTTTTTTGTACTTCGTTTTCCCTTTAAATCATGCGTTAGCATGGTTATGTTTAGAAATGCACAGATTCAACATTTTTTTTGCCGatactaggggtggcacggttcacaaaaccctcggttcggttcgtatcacggttctatggtcacggttctcggttcagtacggttcttgttgttattttttctttaaatttttaacacttcagaaatgtattatcttattaatgtattagttatccataatttaggatacagtattaaaaaaagttatttcatgtaatcatgcacaaactgaatttgattattgggaccatccctgaggaaagccagatgagattttgatacagcaagagggaagacattgatgatttcaacatgcttttaatttatttggcaaaaaagagaatgtgtattgccatctacatgaactttatgagcatttttagcacacatagataacttgcatttattaaaatgccaacttcagtgtatcTCTTAggtttatcactgagaggctgctttaatacagagagtatatgtggacgagagagaaacataacctttgcacctgtaatatttaaatctctttaagtctcttttgtccacttttgaccacttctgtcctgattactttgaggggcaatttctgaaataagatcgcgcaactttcacacgctagcaaaatgaaactacgcggaaatcagccgctttaattttatcaatgaaaggctaaaaatagcgctaaagacgtaaaacagtacctcagattagataaatggtcggagagaaggcgatctcctgtggctgttcgagcacattcaacccatagactgcagttcaatctattgttttatttccgctgtcatcataggtaacatgaaataaaaatatgtttccacacaccaaacttatacgacgctgacgcatcctccaactgcgggcagacttccttttctctcccacttgccatttctacacgtaacataacctgcagtacttatactccaaaccagtcacctcttctttcgtgcgaaagggaaacacgctatctgaggtgacatacagggcatgagactacattgcgcatgccatgaaccgttgaaccgtgcggtacacacgcgctccggaccgagacaagcgaaccgaacggttcggatttttttcatggaccgtgccacccctagccGATACCAACCGATTATTAGAAGTGATGTTTGTTGATGCCAATAGTCTTGGTGGTTTTACCTTTTATACTTTTCAAATGATTATTaattaatgacacaattttgTAAGAAATGCAAGTAAACTTTCTATTTCAttccattttatatttttttacttcaaAATAATTGGTCTTAGGTATAAACAAACCTTTGACTCAAATTAACATTCTTAACTCCTGTGAACAAAATTCGGTATATTAAATTGTATTCCTTAAGTTTAATAAATTACTAACATTCATTTAATAAATATCAAGCTGGTGATGATTCTTAAAGTCTGGAGTataattcgttttttttttacgtttatgTGAACGTACACGCAcggaaaagcatttttttaccTGTTCGACGTACGCACATTGTGACAAAATGCATTTCCTCTCCTGGGATACGTACTACATTAACCTGTAGCCTGCAAAGTATGCCGTTCACAAAAATTTGGCGTTTCATGTACAATTCCCGCATTTCGGATGAAAAATTTTGCGTAATGCACACTGTACGCAGACCCTCGCATATGCGTAAAAACGAAACCTTTCTTATGGCTTTACACATCCTTTACACACAGCATCATTAAATGCATTTCCTGCTCCCTTTTTAATGAACGGGAATAATCGGCCAATTATTTCCAATAACCTAATGGCCGTTAGagtaaaaaattgcttttacaGCCCGTTACAGATTATTGGTCGATTATATTGATTGGTTAATGGTTATAATTTTACCATTTTATAAGACATTCAGTAGACTAGGTTTACTTGAAAATGATATTTTATTGTGGTAGTTGCATGAGTATTAACTATTATCATTGTTGTAAGCATGAGCATTCTTCTTTATTTTAGTTCCAGTCATTTTCCGGAATGGTGCTTGCATAAaagttaaaagtttattaaagtcTTGACTAAGAAAATGTGCAACCCTTCCATATGACAACCATCTCCAGgctttatgtatattttatatgATAATATTTTGTCAACATCTCTTGCTCACCAAAAATAACCTCCTTATGTTTTTCACAGACTTTCCAAAAACAGTTAAAAAACCAGCACGTTTCTGTCCTCACGTCCTCCGGCTTTAAGAGATGTCCACCCCTGACCCACCTATGGGCGGGACCCCTCGGCCGGGCCCTTCTCCAGGCCCTGGGCCATCTCCAGGGGCCATGTTAGGGCCTAGTCCTGGACCCTCACCTGGTTCTGCCCACGGGATGATGGGCCCCAGCCCTGGGCCCCCCTCCTCAGGACATCCTCTACCTCCACAGGGCCCTTCAGGCTACCCACAGGACGGCATGCACCAGTTGCACAAGGTACTGAATGTTTCGCCAGTATGTATcagattttgttgttgttgttgttgttaaaatAATCTCAATGAgtcatgcattttattttttaagccaATGGATGGCATGCATGAGAAAGGCATTCCTGAAGATCAGCGTTACGGTCAAATGAAGGGAATGGGCATGAGACAGGGTGGACACAGTGGCATGGGACCACCACCCAGTCCTATGGACCAACATTCTCAAGGTATACACTTAACAACGGTCGGGTTCATTTTTATTAGATGTAATACACACTTGTTATGCTTTGTGCTACACATAATGAAAACCTATCCAACCTGTTTTCCTTTGGATGTGCACTGCTGTGTTTCTCCACTGGCGTCGCACGAATGCTTGTTCTTTAGAGAGCTGTCTTTTTATGAACAGAAAGACCAACAGCTGTTTGAAATCACATAGCGATAGCaaaaaagaaatgaagaaacGTTGAGCAAAAACAATCTTAGATAGGCCAGGCAATGCTATTGCTTAAAGTTTGGACCAGGTATACAAACCAAAAAATCCCCTAAATATGCCCATCTGCTTGTTTTCACAATTTCAAATCTTCAAAAAACAGTGCAAATCTAGTTTGAATGCTATTCTTCTTTTTTTTCCAGGTTACCCTTCTCCTCTGGGAGGTTCTGAACACGCCCCAAGCCCAGGACCTCCTAACGGGCCTCCTTCTGGTCCCATGATGCCGTCCGGCCCAGGCGCAATGCCCATGGAGGGCGGCGACCCACAGAACCGTAGCGGAGGACCTGGCGGCGTTGCTGGTCCAGGACCCAGTGGTGGACCTCCCAATGCAGGTGGACCTGGGGCGTCCACACCCTTTAACCAGAACCAGCTACACCAGTTGCGGGCACAGATCATGGCATATAAAATGCTGGCACGTGGGCAGGCTCTGCCGGATCATTTACAGATGGCAGTACAGGGAAAAAGGCCAATGCCGGGTATGCAGCAAGGGATGCCCAACATGCCCCCTGGCTCCGGACAAGGAGCAGGCCCTCCTGGACCTGGAGGCCCTGGACCTGGGGGACCAAACTACAATCGACCACATGGTGAGGGAATTACAAACTTACTAACCTATATGGATTTAAATAATAGATATTTGTTAAATTGTCTGTAAAAAGAACtatataaagttatatttttcacatttgATAGAGAAAACATAATTGGGAAATTCTTAATGTTTTGTTATGGTTAGTATTTTTATGCAATGTTAAGAAAATGGCTCCATTTGATTTtttgcgaaaaaaaaaaaatgttccggattttttttttaagttgctcCATCTCATTTATTCCCttacatttgtattttgcaATTGTGATTTAACTGTAAGTATGTATCACAGGAATGGTTGGACCAAATATGCCTCCCCCGGGACCCTCCGGTGTGCCCCCTGGCATGCAGGGACAACCTCCCAATGGACCTCCAAAATCATGGCCTGAAGGTCTGATAGATCAGTCAAGTTTAATCACAATAATCACCTTAGGCTTTATCTCTAACTGTGGTTTCACACCAGATGATGCGGTAGAGGTGGCAAAAAAACGCTATTTGCGCgtagttggacacttgaacatttttgagtttattcgcttcattcgcgcatgaAAGCCACGTGTGAAATtttagtcattcgagacattcacacaaAAATTTCGCATCATGGTAGgagcttctgcgactccgctcgcttcctgttaTCACGTTACTAccagagcaagctcctgattggttaacccGGTGCGgtttttccaccaaagttcagatttttcaactcgtgcACGGCAACTCTCAATTTGCATAATTGAAGCTGAATCGTGTCTACCGTGCCACAATAAACGCATTATTCATGCAGCGATACCTCCAGATGCGCTAACTGcctctttacattgacttaacattgaaatcactcgtgcttgacgcctctaccgcggctgttGTGAACGCAGTATTAGTTGGGAAAAAGTCTGAGTTTGTGTCTTCAGTCCTTAactaatcaaatatttaacatttttatcctcaGGGCCCATGGTGAACGCTGCAACCCCTGCCAGCGGACCACAAAAGTTAATACCTCCTCAGCCCACGGGTCGCCCCTCTCCTGCACCTCCTTCAGTTCCACCCGCCGCCTCGCCCGTCATGCCCCCTCAAACCCAGTCTCCAGGGCAGCCGGCCCAGCCTCCCCCCATGGTCCTGCATCAGAAACAGAACCGCATCACGCCCATCCAAAAGCCCCGGGGCCTGGATCCAGTGGAGATCCTTCAGGAAAGAGAGTACAGGTGAGAAGTGGTCCAGTTTTGTTATATTTCTTTCTTGTGTCTTGATAGCACAACCTTCAATGTCTTTATTTCCATCCATCAGGCTACAGGCCCGAATCGCACATCGTATTCAGGATCTGGAGAACCTTCCGGGTTCTCTAGCTGGAGACTTGAGGACCAAAGCCAACATAGAGCTGAAAGCACTAAGGCTCCTAAACTTTCAAAGACAGGTAGCTTGcaatttttttagtttaaacATTATAAAGAAAGCCGAAGGTGCTCATCGCTGATGGTGTTCACTCTTGCGCAGCTCCGTCAAGAAGTTGTGGTGTGCATGCGCCGTGACACGGCTCTGGAGACGGCACTGAACGGCAAGGCTTACAAGCGCAGCAAGAGGCAGTCCCTGCGTGAGGCTCGTATCACTGAGAAACTGGAGAAACAGCAGAAGATCGAGCAGGAACGCAAGCGCAGACAGAAACACCAGGTACAGAGTACTTCCTTTATAGACTCTAGATTCAATTCGTAGACATAACGCACCAATACATTAAatcaataaatgtttatttattattattttttgcatatactTGTAGGAGTATCTCAACAGCATCCTGCAGCATGCAAAGGACTTCAAGGAATACCACCGCTCTATCACCGGAAAGATGCAGAAGGTGACCAAAGCTGTGGCCACGTACCACGCCAACACCGAAAGGGAGCAGAAGAAGGAGAACGAGAGGATTGAGAAGGAGAGAATGAGGCGACTGATGGTAGGACGACACacagatcttttttttttacacttaatTGGAAGTTTGAACAAGGAACATCTGGATTGTGCTGAGATCTTTATGTTTGCTTCAGGCTGAAGATGAGGAGGGTTACAGGAAGTTGATTGACCAGAAAAAGGACAAACGTCTGGCATACTTGCTGCAGCAGACGGACGAGTACGTGGCCAACCTCACCGAGCTCGTCAGAGCCCACAAAGCTGCTCAGGCCCTCAAGgacaagaagaagaagaagaaaaagaaggtGATGAGATTTCattgaaatagatttgattgatATCTAGTTTGTAAGGTTTTTTAAATGTTCTCCTTGGTTTTCCTCTTCACAGAAGCCTGAGAATGTAGAGGGTGGAGCTGCGGCCCTCGGCCCAGATGGAGAGGTGAGATCCCTTACATCCCATAAACAAATTTGTTGTATCAAATCACAATCAAGTAGAAACTTGTGTGCTGTAGCTCAGTAACAGAAATGATGCATGCTGGGGCATTGtgtaaaatgaaatatttttacgTGTACATCTCCtcgttattattttttaatttaaagtctCACCTCACTCTTTCTTCCTCTTTGTATCATGTCTTGTAGCCGCTAGATGAGACCAGTCAAATGAGCGACCTGCCTGTAAAGGTGATTCACGTGGACAGTGGAAAGATCCTGACCGGCGGGGATGCTCCTAGAGCTGGACAACTGGATACTTGGCTGGAGATGAATCCAGGGTAGGTGTGGCTTATTTAAGTAAAAATGGTTCAGCATGTTTAAACGTGCTGAGAGTCTCTGCCAAGCTTGTGATTGTGATCTCATCATGTTTATTCTCTGTAGGTACGAGGTGGCCCCGCGGTCAGACAGTGAAGATAGTGGCTCAGAGGAGGAAGAGGTATCGTTGTCCTTCATCTGTCATATCTTCTCTGAAAAGCTTAAAATACACAGATATCTTTCTGAAAAATGTACTTGCGATTTATATGTAATCTCCAGTACAAACAGCATTTTTAACCAAACCCGACTCTCGCCATGAACATGGATAGAAAACTGGCACGGTGGTGAGAGAAGAAAGAAAATACAATGGCTTTTGTTTAAATATCACCTTTTAAAGTAATAAGACACTTATGGCTGTGAATTACAATGATTTTCTATGGGTAAAGGCTATACTTCATCTGGTTTAGCCAGATAGCTAAAAATAACATCAGTTAGGGACGTGAACTTCagaatattttgcatgttgtgcTTGATGGATCAGATAGCAGATACATATTCACCCTATGgtaaaaatcaagtttttattattgtttatatgtctatgtgctgtttttaatatgcttaaatggttagttcacccaaaaataatgTCTTTAAGGACTTCCAAACTCATAagacacagtttaagatgtttgaTATTTAGCCCGCAAGCTTgtttgacccttcattgaaaatctatgtacggtatgcTGTCCATGTCcaaaaaggtaataaaaacatcatcaaagtagtccatgtgacatcagtggtcAGTTGGAATTTGTTGAGGcatagaaaatacattttggtccaaaaataacaaaaatttacgactttattcagcattgtcttctcttccagtTCGGTTGGAAAACGCGTGCATGAGACCAAAGttacgtgactgcagtgacgctgatgacgtgttatcctcagatgtttgcaaagtttttttttttcaaacttacagcatgCGTCTCCCTCACcctacagtcacattagctacaaaagtgagcaacacgcactcgcttgatgggcgttccttggctagtatctaaaagcggtatcaaaagtcactttagaggtattgttaagttacaagaacggtgtttttggatttaaaagtctttatttctcgataaaagtaacaaaatatatgagataaaatgccaaacttatcagatatatacagaaatacgcattttccgccatcttgaattattttctccGACTCGACCACAGACCTACGTCACGCTGCTCCTTCACTCCGATTGGCAGTCGCTTTGTCGCGTCgctcagcatttgcataaaatagcctgCTTGTCTATTTTGGTCACTTGTCGCTGGCAAACGGCCACtcccattgaaaatgaatggtagcTTGTCGCTCTGTctcttgtagctaatgtgactggggggtcagactgtaaacgaagctcgggcgcacaaaaaaaaactgggGCGCGCCaaataacacgtcagccgcgtcacgtgactttagtctcgtgcACACAGTTCACAACAgaaccggaagagaagacaatgctgaataaagtcgtaatttttggaccaaaatgtatttttgatgcttcaacacattttaactgaccactgatgtcacatggactactttgatgatgttttattacctttctggacatggacagtatactgtTACTTGATTTTCAATGTAgagactaaatctaaaacatcttaaactgtgttcagaAGATGAATGGAGGTCTCCGAGTTTGGAACCACATGAGAGTCatgaatgacattattttttttttttttttgggtgaactaaccctttaagcatattaaaaacacctcAACACCTTTGCTGAGCATTTTCTCCATAAAATTTGATTTTTCACTTGCGATTTAAAATCGCCTTGATTTCCTACgtcacaaacatgtaaccaatcacGTCAACACACTTGAACGAGTGGATCAGTAGTCATAGATATTATAAATGGATAACGCATAGACTCAACGCTGAATCGATTCTAATATGAAAACTGGACGTAGCAGTTAGAACTGATGAACGTATCTATTTACCAATACATCTCCTTTGCAACGCTTCGGATTGTGGAGGAGGGGACTCATTCGCATATTCACATCTGTGGTCCGAGCTGTGCAATTGAGTAGAGGCAGGGAccaatttgcatattcatagatagGCATctactaaatgaggcaagggtgtagaCGTAGAGTAACATTCAAGCGGTTTTAAAGCATAAATAAATTATTGTCACAGGAAAAACTTTATTACAAATGCTGTAATGATGCTCAAAGTTGAGTATTGACTGAAAAAATATCgactacagggggactttaaatgGAATGTGCATGGCCCAATCAgattataaattaattaaatgtaaatagaCACACTTTTTTTAATTGTGGTCCTTGTTTCCTTATAAAGGACGACGATGAAGAACACCCCCAGCATTCTCAAACCTCATCAGATGACAAAAAGAAGATCCCAGATCCAGACAGTGAAGAAGTGTCTGAAGTAGATGTCCGTCACATTATTGAGTGAGTCTAACGTGTGGTTTTAATTCCTACATCAGAGAgactgtacatttaaaaagaaagctgGCCATAATCTGATGGTATAAACATGGTCTTACtcaatcaattttaaagatttcaaggttatattttcacagtatCTTTCAGAGTTTATATAGAAACGGTAAATCGCAAACAATGAcatcagctgggttttcacacgTATGTAGTATAATCAGTAAGACCCATGACATATCTCACAGGCACGCTAAGCAGGACGTTGATGATGAATACGGTAACTCGGCCTTCGCGCGCGGCCTGCAGTCGTACTACGCCGTGGCTCACGCCGTCACTGAGAAGGTGGACAGACAGTCATCCCTGCTGGTGAACGGGCAACTCAAACAGTACCAGGTACATGCAAAACCTATTCAGGTCCATTACCCAAAATTCCTTGGGGAAGTTTCTCAAACAGCATTTCTATTCTGCCTGCAGATCAAAGGCTTGGAGTGGCTGGTGTCTCTGTATAACAATAACTTGAATGGAATTCTGGCTGATGAAATGGGTTTGGGAAAAACCATCCAGACCATCGCACTCATCACCTACCTCATGGAGTACAAACGACTGAATGGGCCCTTCCTCATTATCGTTCCTCTCTCGTAAGTCTTGTCATTTGCTTGCCAAGCATTCTTATCCGTTCTTCGTAACTTCGTAACTCTTGGTTTTTCCGCTCACAGCACAATGTCCAACTGGGTGTACGAGTTTGATAAATGGGCTCCTTCGGTGGTAAAAGTTGCTTACAAGGGCTCGCCCGCTGCTCGCAGAGCTTACCTTCCCATTTTGCGTAGCGGCAAGTTTAACGTGCTGGTTACCACTTACGAATACATCATCAAAGACAAGCAAGTGCTGGCCAAGGTACCTACTATTACCATTAATAACTTTACTCTTaataacacttttttttttttgaaaagcgaattatttattaatgtctCT
This genomic interval carries:
- the smarca4a gene encoding SWI/SNF related BAF chromatin remodeling complex subunit ATPase 4a isoform X2, with translation MSTPDPPMGGTPRPGPSPGPGPSPGAMLGPSPGPSPGSAHGMMGPSPGPPSSGHPLPPQGPSGYPQDGMHQLHKPMDGMHEKGIPEDQRYGQMKGMGMRQGGHSGMGPPPSPMDQHSQGYPSPLGGSEHAPSPGPPNGPPSGPMMPSGPGAMPMEGGDPQNRSGGPGGVAGPGPSGGPPNAGGPGASTPFNQNQLHQLRAQIMAYKMLARGQALPDHLQMAVQGKRPMPGMQQGMPNMPPGSGQGAGPPGPGGPGPGGPNYNRPHGMVGPNMPPPGPSGVPPGMQGQPPNGPPKSWPEGPMVNAATPASGPQKLIPPQPTGRPSPAPPSVPPAASPVMPPQTQSPGQPAQPPPMVLHQKQNRITPIQKPRGLDPVEILQEREYRLQARIAHRIQDLENLPGSLAGDLRTKANIELKALRLLNFQRQLRQEVVVCMRRDTALETALNGKAYKRSKRQSLREARITEKLEKQQKIEQERKRRQKHQEYLNSILQHAKDFKEYHRSITGKMQKVTKAVATYHANTEREQKKENERIEKERMRRLMAEDEEGYRKLIDQKKDKRLAYLLQQTDEYVANLTELVRAHKAAQALKDKKKKKKKKKPENVEGGAAALGPDGEPLDETSQMSDLPVKVIHVDSGKILTGGDAPRAGQLDTWLEMNPGYEVAPRSDSEDSGSEEEEDDDEEHPQHSQTSSDDKKKIPDPDSEEVSEVDVRHIIEHAKQDVDDEYGNSAFARGLQSYYAVAHAVTEKVDRQSSLLVNGQLKQYQIKGLEWLVSLYNNNLNGILADEMGLGKTIQTIALITYLMEYKRLNGPFLIIVPLSTMSNWVYEFDKWAPSVVKVAYKGSPAARRAYLPILRSGKFNVLVTTYEYIIKDKQVLAKLRWKYMIVDEGHRMKNHHCKLTQVLNTHYLAPRRLLLTGTPLQNKLPELWALLNFLLPTIFKSCSTFEQWFNAPFAMTGEKVDLNEEETILIIRRLHKVLRPFLLRRLKKEVEAQLPEKVEYVIKCDMSALQRVLYRHMQAKGVLLTDGSEKDKKGKGGTKTLMNTIMQLRKICNHPYMFQHIEESFSEHLGFSGGIVQGLDLYRASGKFELLDRILPKLRATNHKVLLFCQMTSLMTIMEDYFAYRNFKYLRLDGTTKAEDRGTLLKNFNDPSFQYFIFLLSTRAGGLGLNLQSADTVIIFDSDWNPHQDLQAQDRAHRIGQQNEVRVLRLCTVNSVEEKILAAAKYKLNVDQKVIQAGMFDQKSSSHERKAFLQAILEHEEQDENVQIEVKKKGKQRKKIVSAVLASEEQDGTGEEQDEEEDEVPDDETVNQMIARSEEEFDHFMRMDLDRRREEARNPKRKPRLMEEDELPTWIMKDDAEVERLTCEEEEEKMFGRGSRQRKEVDYSDSLTEKQWLKAIEEGTLDEIEEEVRHKKTTRKRKRDRDLDLPGPATPSSSGRSRDKDRDEDSKKQKKRGRPPAEKLSPNPPVLTKKMKKIVDAVIKYKDGNGRQLSEVFIQLPSRKELPEYYELIRKPVDFRKIKERIRSHKYRSLNDLEKDVMLLCQNAQTFNLEGSLIYEDSIVIQSVFTSVRQKIEKEEESEGEDSEEEEDEPDEGSESESRSVKVKIKLSRKEKVERGKGRRRTARSSRPKPVVSDDDSEDDQEEERSASGSDED